The Candidatus Scalindua japonica genome includes a region encoding these proteins:
- the rfaE2 gene encoding D-glycero-beta-D-manno-heptose 1-phosphate adenylyltransferase translates to MTDNADHRSQGLVQILSNIGSPNILLIGDFMLDKYVWGEVKRISQEAPIPVLNVTSEEVRPGGAGSVANNLAHLGANIYCYGAIGNDNEGKQLLENLNGIGVETDGIVQVSDRPTTVKVRMMGHLQSAGKGIQQLLRIDYEKADDIEEEAQDKIINKINARVPHVDIILISDMNKGVLSGRVLETVIRSGKDHKVPVIVDPRLSNDYTIYKGATAITPNRFETKLSTGIKITDVKSMQSAGRKLLDESSLEYVIITADKDGMFLCCNDGSCDLIPTVPKDVYDVSGAGDMVLSVFGFVVGSGNSFQNAAMIANIAAGIEVGKIGAVPVSKSEMLSELMGGSNPLYTKIKVLDELEEILNKHRGNNERIVFTNGCFDILHIGHIEYLKYSRQQGDILVIGLNTDSSVREQKGDTRPFVSEDERARLISALEDINYVVLFDELTPEKLIRRIKPDILVKGEDWKEKGVVGREFVESYGGKVILAPFVKDSSTTDIVQRILERNSKPR, encoded by the coding sequence TTGACTGATAACGCTGATCATAGATCACAAGGCCTGGTACAGATTTTATCAAATATCGGCAGTCCGAATATACTGTTAATAGGGGATTTTATGCTCGATAAATACGTTTGGGGTGAAGTTAAACGTATATCACAGGAAGCGCCAATTCCGGTTCTCAATGTGACTTCTGAAGAAGTCAGACCGGGTGGTGCAGGAAGTGTCGCGAATAACCTTGCTCACCTTGGGGCGAATATTTATTGTTATGGTGCGATTGGCAATGATAATGAAGGCAAACAGCTATTGGAAAATTTAAATGGTATTGGAGTAGAAACGGATGGAATTGTACAAGTATCAGACAGGCCGACAACTGTAAAGGTCAGAATGATGGGACATCTTCAATCAGCGGGAAAAGGGATTCAGCAACTTTTGCGAATTGATTATGAGAAGGCTGATGATATAGAAGAGGAGGCACAGGATAAAATTATCAATAAAATTAACGCCAGGGTCCCACACGTTGATATAATACTGATATCAGATATGAATAAGGGCGTTTTGTCCGGGCGTGTTTTGGAAACAGTAATCCGATCAGGCAAAGACCACAAAGTGCCGGTTATAGTAGATCCAAGGCTTTCAAACGACTATACGATTTATAAGGGTGCGACTGCAATTACACCTAACCGGTTTGAAACAAAACTATCAACAGGGATCAAGATAACCGACGTTAAAAGCATGCAGTCTGCCGGACGGAAGTTATTAGATGAGTCTTCATTGGAGTACGTCATTATAACTGCCGATAAGGATGGAATGTTTTTATGCTGTAATGATGGCTCTTGTGACTTAATCCCTACCGTTCCGAAGGACGTTTACGATGTCAGTGGCGCGGGTGATATGGTTTTAAGTGTTTTTGGGTTTGTAGTTGGCAGCGGGAATAGTTTTCAAAACGCGGCAATGATAGCAAATATTGCCGCCGGGATTGAGGTTGGTAAGATAGGCGCTGTGCCTGTCAGTAAGAGTGAGATGTTGAGCGAGCTTATGGGAGGCTCAAATCCCCTTTATACAAAAATTAAAGTTTTGGATGAGTTGGAAGAGATACTAAATAAACACAGGGGGAATAATGAGAGAATTGTATTTACAAACGGGTGCTTTGACATACTCCATATCGGTCATATAGAATATCTTAAATATTCAAGACAACAGGGTGATATACTGGTAATCGGGTTGAATACCGACAGTTCTGTAAGAGAACAGAAGGGAGATACCAGGCCTTTTGTTTCAGAAGATGAAAGAGCAAGATTGATTTCTGCACTGGAAGATATTAACTATGTAGTCCTTTTTGACGAATTAACTCCTGAGAAACTTATAAGAAGGATAAAACCTGATATTCTTGTAAAAGGTGAAGACTGGAAAGAG
- the prfA gene encoding peptide chain release factor 1 translates to MFERHNELEKQLSDPEVIADNTRYTSYVKEHGRLSKFVAKYLQLDETLKQKEEANAIISENNGDKDLYEMARDELGSLEEKEIELFEEVKGCFFTEGDDAGKNAIIEIRAGTGGDEAALFAADLFKMYTKYAEKQKWKMEMLDSSYTEIGGFKEVTFSIEGESVYSKLCFESGTHRVQRVPTTETSGRIHTSAATVAVLPEVEDVDIKIDPKDITVDTFRSSGPGGQKVNKTSSAIRITHAPTGLVVKCMDEKSQHRNRAKAMRVLRSRLYTFMQDQTKNERDKTRRSQIGSGDRSEKIRTYNFPQNRVTDHRINLNLYSLDKIMLGELDDLIKAMMEYGKQEKMKELAATL, encoded by the coding sequence ATGTTTGAACGACATAATGAGCTGGAAAAGCAGTTATCTGACCCAGAGGTAATTGCGGATAATACCAGATATACATCTTATGTTAAAGAGCACGGCAGGTTATCAAAGTTTGTTGCTAAATATCTCCAACTGGATGAGACACTCAAACAAAAAGAGGAAGCAAACGCAATCATTTCTGAGAATAATGGAGATAAAGACTTATATGAAATGGCCAGGGACGAACTGGGAAGTCTTGAAGAAAAAGAAATAGAACTTTTTGAGGAAGTTAAAGGGTGTTTTTTTACGGAAGGTGATGATGCGGGCAAGAATGCTATAATTGAAATACGTGCCGGTACCGGTGGTGATGAGGCCGCGCTATTCGCGGCTGACCTCTTCAAAATGTACACTAAATATGCTGAAAAACAGAAATGGAAAATGGAAATGCTGGACTCAAGCTACACTGAAATTGGAGGGTTTAAGGAAGTAACCTTTTCTATTGAAGGGGAGTCAGTGTACAGCAAGTTGTGTTTTGAAAGCGGTACTCACAGAGTACAACGTGTTCCTACCACTGAAACAAGTGGAAGGATACATACATCCGCGGCCACTGTTGCCGTCTTACCAGAAGTAGAAGATGTTGATATTAAGATCGACCCAAAAGATATAACAGTTGATACATTTCGTTCCTCCGGTCCGGGAGGACAGAAAGTGAACAAAACCAGTTCTGCCATCAGGATCACACACGCACCTACCGGCCTGGTTGTTAAGTGTATGGATGAAAAATCGCAACATAGAAATCGTGCAAAAGCAATGCGTGTACTTCGAAGCCGTCTCTACACTTTTATGCAGGATCAGACTAAGAATGAACGTGACAAGACAAGACGCTCGCAGATAGGGTCGGGTGACAGAAGCGAAAAGATCCGCACATACAACTTCCCCCAAAACAGGGTAACAGACCACAGAATAAATCTAAATCTCTATAGTCTGGACAAAATAATGCTTGGAGAACTTGATGATTTGATTAAGGCAATGATGGAATACGGAAAACAGGAAAAGATGAAAGAATTAGCAGCTACCCTGTAA